Proteins from a single region of Sphingopyxis sp. BSN-002:
- a CDS encoding XRE family transcriptional regulator, translating into MADRTSPPTLGAVMKGIRARNGWTLKEMSAKSGIPVSTLSKVEHDRLTLSYDKLQQLSQRLKIRMSDLFAEDEEESAPRVTGRRSIGTIERAARVTTDNYDYHYLCTDLRQKRMIPILTRIRAHSASEFGELVHHQGEEFIYVLEGRIEVHSEFYDPVTLEVGQGIYIDSSMGHAYVVAEGCEEALVLGVCSSADDGLMDSLMSLHG; encoded by the coding sequence ATGGCGGACCGAACGAGCCCGCCGACACTGGGCGCCGTGATGAAGGGCATCCGCGCGCGAAACGGCTGGACGCTCAAGGAGATGAGCGCGAAGTCGGGTATTCCGGTGTCGACCCTGTCGAAGGTCGAGCACGACCGGCTGACCCTGAGCTACGACAAGCTCCAGCAGCTGAGCCAGCGGCTCAAGATTCGCATGTCCGACCTCTTTGCCGAGGATGAGGAGGAAAGCGCGCCGCGCGTCACCGGCCGCAGGAGCATCGGGACGATCGAGCGCGCCGCACGGGTGACGACCGACAATTACGACTACCACTATCTCTGCACCGATCTCCGCCAGAAACGGATGATCCCGATCCTGACGCGCATCCGCGCGCACAGCGCGAGCGAATTCGGCGAACTCGTCCATCACCAGGGCGAGGAATTCATCTATGTCCTCGAGGGGCGCATCGAGGTGCACAGCGAATTCTACGATCCGGTCACGCTGGAGGTCGGCCAGGGCATCTACATCGATTCGTCGATGGGGCACGCCTATGTCGTCGCCGAAGGGTGCGAGGAAGCGCTCGTACTCGGCGTCTGCTCGAGCGCCGACGACGGGCTGATGGACTCGCTGATGAGCCTCCACGGCTGA
- a CDS encoding serine hydrolase domain-containing protein, translating into MMRFIRKLMIGLAALATVPLAAQGPAPQAPAKKAEATPLPPAKPVETASLTPTDLEAFLDGFLPYALERARIPGAVVVVVRGDQVVLEKGYGFSDVVKRKPVLPETTLFRPGSVSKLFTWTAVMQQVEAGKLDLDKDVNSYIDFKIPPYQGKPITLRNIMTHTAGFEESVRYLISNDPKAVMALKKQMPLALPERVFAPGTTPAYSNYATALAGYIVERVSGETFDDYVESHIFKPLGMAHSSFRQPLPANLVPFMSGGYPDVTQKARPFEMVIPAPAGSLSASGADMGKFMIAHLNDGAGLLKPETAKMMHDFKAPGVGPLNSMALGFYEQWVNGHRAIAHGGDTVWFHSYLWLFPDADVGVYISMNSPGKEGAAGAVRSALFHKFADRYLPGPAPTGQVDAKTAQQHAQMMVGNYVTSRGSFTNFLSLLGLLGQPTVSLTEDGKISVPGLDGLGAGARDWVEVEPFVWRDTGTGERLAAEVKDGKVVRWSLDAGSPFMVFEPAPTGTNAAWLLPALIAALCLAALAALAWPTRALVRRSFRAEFALEGKARRAYRLSRAFAWLVLVAVAGWMGLVAAFSADIGSIGGPLDWLIQLLRVLTPIAAFGLLISAAWHLVLCFQGKRKWTMKLGAVLLVLAGLVLAWVTVVFHLYGFGMVY; encoded by the coding sequence ATGATGCGTTTCATCCGCAAGCTGATGATCGGGCTCGCCGCGCTCGCCACGGTGCCGCTGGCGGCACAGGGCCCGGCTCCGCAGGCGCCGGCAAAGAAGGCCGAGGCGACGCCGCTGCCGCCCGCAAAGCCGGTGGAGACCGCCAGTCTCACCCCCACCGATCTCGAAGCATTCCTCGACGGCTTCCTTCCCTATGCCCTCGAGCGTGCGCGCATTCCGGGTGCCGTGGTGGTCGTCGTCCGCGGCGATCAGGTCGTGCTCGAAAAAGGCTATGGCTTCTCCGACGTCGTGAAGCGCAAGCCCGTCCTGCCCGAGACGACGCTTTTCCGGCCGGGATCGGTGTCGAAACTCTTCACCTGGACCGCGGTGATGCAGCAGGTCGAGGCGGGCAAGCTCGACCTCGACAAGGATGTGAACAGCTATATCGACTTCAAGATCCCGCCCTATCAGGGCAAGCCGATCACGCTGCGTAACATCATGACGCATACCGCGGGCTTCGAGGAATCGGTGCGCTATCTGATCAGCAACGATCCGAAAGCGGTGATGGCGCTCAAGAAGCAGATGCCGCTCGCGCTACCCGAGCGCGTCTTTGCGCCGGGCACGACGCCCGCCTATTCGAACTATGCCACCGCGCTCGCAGGCTATATCGTCGAACGCGTCAGCGGCGAGACGTTCGACGATTATGTCGAAAGCCACATCTTCAAGCCGCTCGGCATGGCGCATTCGAGCTTTCGCCAGCCGCTTCCGGCGAACCTCGTTCCATTCATGTCGGGCGGCTATCCCGACGTCACGCAAAAGGCGCGGCCGTTCGAGATGGTGATCCCCGCGCCTGCAGGCAGCCTTTCGGCGAGCGGCGCGGACATGGGCAAGTTCATGATTGCGCATCTGAACGACGGTGCGGGGCTGCTGAAGCCCGAAACCGCGAAGATGATGCACGATTTCAAGGCGCCCGGCGTCGGCCCGCTCAACAGCATGGCGCTCGGCTTCTACGAACAATGGGTCAACGGGCACCGGGCGATCGCGCACGGCGGCGACACCGTGTGGTTCCATAGCTATCTGTGGCTGTTCCCCGATGCCGATGTCGGCGTCTATATCTCGATGAACAGCCCCGGCAAGGAAGGGGCGGCAGGCGCGGTGCGCAGTGCGCTCTTCCATAAATTCGCCGACCGCTATCTGCCCGGCCCGGCGCCGACCGGACAGGTCGACGCGAAGACCGCGCAGCAGCACGCACAGATGATGGTCGGCAATTACGTCACCAGCCGCGGCTCGTTCACCAATTTCCTGAGCCTTCTCGGGCTGCTCGGCCAGCCGACCGTGTCGCTGACCGAGGACGGCAAGATCAGCGTTCCCGGACTCGACGGCCTCGGCGCCGGCGCGCGCGACTGGGTCGAGGTCGAGCCGTTCGTGTGGCGCGACACCGGAACCGGAGAGCGTCTTGCCGCCGAGGTGAAGGACGGCAAGGTCGTGCGCTGGAGCCTCGACGCCGGCTCGCCCTTCATGGTGTTCGAACCCGCGCCGACCGGCACCAACGCGGCATGGCTGCTCCCGGCGCTGATCGCGGCGCTCTGCCTTGCCGCGCTGGCGGCGCTTGCCTGGCCGACCCGCGCGCTCGTCCGCCGCAGCTTCAGGGCCGAGTTCGCGCTCGAAGGCAAGGCGCGGCGCGCCTATCGCCTGTCGCGCGCCTTCGCCTGGCTCGTGCTTGTGGCTGTGGCAGGCTGGATGGGACTGGTCGCGGCCTTCTCGGCCGATATCGGCAGCATCGGCGGCCCGCTCGACTGGCTGATCCAGCTTCTCCGCGTCCTGACCCCGATCGCCGCCTTCGGACTGCTGATCAGCGCTGCCTGGCATCTGGTGCTGTGTTTCCAGGGCAAGCGCAAATGGACGATGAAGCTTGGGGCCGTGTTGCTCGTGCTTGCGGGACTGGTCCTCGCTTGGGTCACGGTCGTCTTCCATCTCTATGGTTTCGGGATGGTCTATTGA
- a CDS encoding membrane dipeptidase, protein MAVSFPVTRRAIFAGAVGAALSAPMINRGAFAFAAAPAKAYSRRAVDLVASSLVIDMLAPLKITTSEDYVAHRLTDAEAAEFRASGITGFHNAYGLGGPNAKAQAMEYLAGWQGFAGRNSHVFTLVDTVGDFDRAKADGKAAVIMGIQNADQFETPDDVALFRRLGLRCAQLTYNSQNRIGSGSTERVDGGVSDYGAAIIAAMEKAHMLVDVSHCGDRTTLDAIEIAKGPIAITHSNARALIDHPRVKTDAAIRALAAKGGVMGISGVRNFVRASDPTNVGHMVDHIDHVAKLVGVDHVGIGSDADLNGYDDMKPAEYALLKQGYKDSYAFRDKIDIDGFDHPKKVFDLTEELIRRGYSNENITAVLGGNFRRLLGQVWG, encoded by the coding sequence ATGGCAGTGTCATTCCCAGTGACGCGCCGCGCGATCTTCGCGGGCGCGGTCGGCGCCGCTTTGTCCGCGCCGATGATCAACCGGGGCGCTTTCGCTTTCGCGGCGGCGCCGGCGAAGGCCTATTCGCGCCGCGCGGTCGATCTCGTTGCCTCCTCGCTCGTCATCGACATGCTCGCGCCGCTCAAGATCACGACGTCGGAAGATTATGTCGCGCACCGGCTGACCGACGCGGAGGCGGCCGAGTTCAGGGCAAGCGGGATCACCGGTTTCCACAATGCCTACGGGCTCGGCGGCCCGAATGCGAAGGCGCAGGCGATGGAATATCTCGCCGGGTGGCAGGGGTTCGCGGGACGCAACAGTCACGTCTTCACGCTCGTCGACACCGTCGGCGATTTCGACCGGGCGAAGGCCGACGGCAAGGCTGCGGTCATCATGGGCATCCAGAACGCCGACCAGTTCGAAACGCCGGATGACGTCGCGCTCTTCCGCCGTCTCGGCCTCCGCTGCGCACAGCTTACCTACAACAGCCAGAACCGCATCGGGTCGGGCAGTACCGAGCGTGTCGACGGGGGCGTCAGCGACTATGGCGCCGCGATCATCGCCGCGATGGAAAAGGCGCATATGCTCGTCGATGTCTCGCACTGCGGGGACAGGACGACGCTCGATGCGATCGAGATTGCCAAGGGGCCGATCGCGATCACCCACAGCAACGCCCGCGCGCTGATCGATCATCCGCGCGTCAAGACCGACGCTGCGATCAGGGCGCTCGCGGCAAAGGGCGGGGTGATGGGGATCAGCGGCGTCCGCAATTTCGTCCGTGCGAGCGATCCGACCAATGTCGGGCACATGGTCGACCATATCGACCATGTCGCGAAGCTCGTCGGGGTGGATCACGTCGGCATCGGGTCGGACGCCGATCTCAACGGCTATGACGATATGAAGCCCGCCGAATATGCGCTGCTGAAGCAGGGCTACAAGGACAGCTACGCCTTTCGCGACAAGATCGACATCGACGGCTTCGACCATCCGAAAAAGGTCTTCGACCTGACCGAGGAGCTGATCCGTCGGGGCTATTCCAATGAAAACATCACGGCCGTGCTCGGGGGCAATTTCCGCCGCCTGCTCGGTCAAGTCTGGGGGTAA
- a CDS encoding CusA/CzcA family heavy metal efflux RND transporter, translated as MIEKLLDASIRFRWGVVLLTLVVSVYGITQLLKLPIDAVPDITNKQVQINTVEPDLGPLDIERLVTFPIETAMAGIPGIQGSRSISRNGFSQVTVIFDDRTDLYFARQQVAERLAQAKGTLPEGAEPQMGPVSTGLGEVLMYTVDFAPAAKRADTSRAGKPGFQPDGTYLTPSGEILSDEVAKLGYLRSVQDWMIRPQLRSVPGVAGIDSIGGYEKQFVVQPDATRLASYGISFSELAEALERANISVGANFVERGGEAFLVRADGRIRTLDEISRAAVASRGGVPVLVSDVAAVRIGGELRTGSASENGRELVVGTVLMLAGGNSRIVASDAAERLQEVAKSMPPGIVVKPVLDRSQLVDATIGTVEKNLAEGALLVAAVLFWLLGNIRAAIIATLVIPVSFLVMGTGMNITGTSGNLMSLGALDFGLIVDGSIIIIENCLGRLAARQHREGRLLSLDERLDEVFEASREMIRPTIYGQAIIFLVFVPLLTFTGVEGKTFSPMAITVLLALAGAFVASLTFVPAMVALLIRGKVAEKEVRAIAWMKIRYEPLLKRIIARPWPWIGAGGGTFAAALLAFGMLGSEFIPVLGEGNLAMQALRIPSTSLNKSQEMQLQVEKAVSKLPEVAFIYSKTGTAEVASDPMPPNASDTFIILKPRADWPDGVRTKDDVIERVETRLKPLVGNAFEISQPIQLRFNELIAGVRGDIAIKLYGDDLDEMGRAAQRVAAILNGIPGAADVKVEQITGFPVLDVRFDRDAIARYGLTLQDVSDTVAVALGGREAGAVFEGDRRYDIVVRLDRAARDDLDAVAALPVFLPGEGGTRASVPLGELASFGFSEGLNQVSRENGKRRVVVQANVRGNDLGSFVAEAQEKVGAGVKLPPGSFIEWGGQFENLQAASARLSIVIPVIFAAIFGILFMALGGVRQAIAVYSAIPLALAGGVFSLLLTGLPFSVSAAVGFIVLSGVTVLNGLVVMSSINRRIDEGKAVDVAIGEGVMERVRAVLMTGIVPAIGFVPMALATGTGAEVQKPLAIVVIGGLVTSTLLTLFVLPAISHLLLRGRDDRPEPTG; from the coding sequence ATGATCGAAAAACTTCTCGATGCGTCGATACGCTTTCGCTGGGGTGTTGTGCTTCTCACCCTTGTCGTCTCGGTTTATGGTATCACCCAGCTTCTCAAGCTGCCGATCGATGCCGTCCCGGACATCACCAACAAGCAGGTCCAGATCAACACGGTCGAACCCGATCTCGGGCCGCTCGACATCGAACGCCTCGTAACCTTCCCCATCGAAACCGCGATGGCGGGCATCCCGGGCATTCAGGGCTCGCGTTCGATCTCGCGCAACGGATTCAGCCAGGTGACGGTGATTTTCGACGATCGCACCGATCTCTATTTCGCGCGCCAACAGGTCGCCGAGCGGCTGGCGCAGGCAAAGGGCACCCTGCCCGAAGGGGCCGAGCCGCAGATGGGGCCGGTGTCCACCGGTCTCGGCGAAGTGCTGATGTATACGGTCGATTTCGCGCCTGCCGCCAAGAGGGCCGATACCAGCCGTGCGGGGAAACCGGGCTTCCAGCCCGACGGCACCTATCTGACGCCGTCGGGAGAGATCCTCTCCGATGAGGTCGCGAAGCTGGGTTATTTGCGATCCGTGCAGGACTGGATGATCCGGCCGCAGTTGCGCTCGGTGCCGGGTGTCGCCGGCATCGATTCGATCGGTGGCTATGAAAAGCAGTTCGTCGTCCAGCCCGATGCGACGAGGCTGGCAAGTTATGGCATAAGCTTTTCCGAACTCGCGGAAGCGCTCGAACGCGCAAATATTTCGGTCGGAGCCAATTTTGTCGAACGCGGCGGCGAGGCGTTCCTCGTGCGCGCCGACGGGCGTATCCGCACGCTCGACGAAATCTCGCGCGCGGCGGTGGCGAGCCGGGGCGGGGTTCCCGTCCTGGTCAGCGATGTTGCGGCGGTGCGGATCGGCGGCGAGCTCCGGACCGGCTCGGCCTCCGAGAATGGCAGGGAACTGGTCGTGGGCACCGTGCTGATGCTCGCGGGCGGGAACAGCCGGATCGTCGCGTCCGATGCCGCCGAACGATTGCAGGAGGTCGCGAAGTCGATGCCGCCCGGTATCGTGGTAAAACCCGTGCTCGACCGCTCGCAACTGGTCGACGCGACGATCGGCACGGTCGAGAAGAATCTTGCCGAAGGCGCGCTGCTTGTCGCTGCAGTGCTGTTCTGGTTGCTCGGCAACATCCGCGCGGCGATCATCGCGACGCTGGTCATTCCGGTCTCGTTTCTCGTCATGGGAACGGGGATGAACATCACCGGGACGTCGGGAAACCTGATGAGCCTCGGGGCGCTGGACTTCGGCCTGATCGTCGACGGGTCGATCATCATCATCGAGAATTGCCTCGGGCGGCTGGCTGCGCGGCAACATCGGGAAGGCCGGCTCCTGTCGCTGGACGAACGGCTCGACGAGGTGTTCGAGGCCTCGCGCGAAATGATCCGGCCAACGATCTATGGCCAGGCGATCATCTTCCTCGTCTTCGTTCCGCTGCTCACTTTCACCGGTGTCGAGGGCAAGACCTTCTCGCCGATGGCAATCACGGTATTGCTCGCCCTCGCGGGTGCTTTCGTCGCCTCGCTCACCTTCGTCCCGGCGATGGTGGCGCTGCTCATTCGCGGCAAGGTCGCCGAGAAGGAGGTCCGCGCGATCGCTTGGATGAAGATTCGCTACGAGCCCCTGCTGAAGCGCATTATCGCCCGCCCCTGGCCGTGGATCGGTGCGGGCGGCGGGACCTTCGCGGCCGCCTTGCTGGCGTTCGGCATGCTCGGCAGCGAGTTCATCCCCGTACTCGGCGAAGGCAATCTCGCGATGCAGGCGCTCCGCATTCCCTCGACCTCGCTGAACAAGTCGCAGGAGATGCAATTGCAGGTCGAAAAAGCGGTGTCGAAACTGCCCGAGGTAGCGTTCATCTACTCGAAGACCGGCACGGCGGAGGTCGCGAGCGATCCGATGCCGCCCAATGCCTCGGACACCTTCATCATCCTGAAGCCGCGCGCTGACTGGCCCGACGGCGTCCGCACGAAGGATGATGTGATCGAGCGGGTCGAGACAAGGCTGAAGCCGCTCGTCGGCAACGCGTTCGAGATCAGCCAGCCGATCCAGCTTCGCTTCAACGAACTGATCGCCGGCGTGCGCGGCGACATCGCGATCAAGCTGTACGGCGATGATCTGGACGAGATGGGTCGCGCGGCGCAGCGGGTGGCGGCGATCCTGAACGGCATTCCGGGCGCCGCCGACGTCAAGGTCGAACAGATCACCGGCTTCCCCGTGCTCGATGTCCGGTTCGACCGCGACGCCATCGCCCGCTACGGCCTGACGCTTCAGGATGTAAGCGATACGGTCGCCGTTGCGCTCGGCGGGCGCGAGGCCGGGGCCGTGTTCGAGGGCGACCGGCGGTACGACATCGTCGTGCGGCTCGACCGGGCAGCGCGTGACGATCTCGACGCGGTGGCGGCGCTCCCCGTGTTCCTTCCGGGCGAGGGCGGGACGCGGGCCTCCGTGCCGCTCGGCGAGCTTGCCAGTTTCGGCTTCTCCGAAGGCCTGAACCAGGTCAGCCGCGAAAACGGCAAGCGGCGCGTTGTCGTCCAGGCCAATGTTCGCGGCAACGATCTGGGCTCCTTCGTTGCCGAGGCACAGGAGAAGGTGGGCGCCGGGGTCAAATTGCCGCCGGGAAGCTTCATCGAATGGGGCGGACAGTTCGAGAATCTGCAGGCGGCCTCGGCGAGACTGTCGATCGTCATCCCGGTCATCTTTGCCGCGATCTTCGGCATTCTCTTCATGGCGCTCGGCGGGGTGCGGCAGGCGATAGCAGTCTATTCCGCCATTCCGCTGGCACTGGCTGGCGGCGTTTTCTCGCTGCTGCTGACGGGTCTGCCCTTCTCGGTATCGGCGGCGGTCGGCTTTATCGTGCTTTCGGGCGTGACGGTGCTCAATGGGCTGGTCGTCATGTCGAGCATCAACCGGCGCATCGATGAAGGAAAGGCGGTCGATGTCGCGATCGGCGAAGGCGTCATGGAGCGCGTGCGCGCGGTGCTGATGACCGGCATCGTCCCGGCCATCGGCTTCGTGCCGATGGCGCTTGCGACCGGAACCGGCGCCGAGGTGCAGAAGCCGCTCGCGATCGTCGTAATCGGCGGGCTGGTCACTTCGACCCTGCTCACCTTGTTCGTATTGCCTGCGATCAGCCATCTGCTGCTTCGCGGTCGGGACGATCGTCCGGAGCCGACCGGATAG
- a CDS encoding D-aminoacylase — MTARRTFALPLIAILLSTPAAARTAEPAYDVVIRGGTIYDGSGKAPVVGDLAIKGDRIVAIGKVDGKGRTEVSAGGMAVAPGFINMLSWATESLIADPRSQSDIRQGVTLEVMGEGWSMGPLNATMKRQETERQGDIRYDIGWTSLGDYLSWLEKRGIAPNVASFVGAATVRVHELGEDDVDPTPEQLARMKLLVRQAMNEGALGVGSSLIYAPGSYAETDELVALMSEAGKCGGMYISHMRSEGDRLEEAVDELIEIARRSNAPAEIYHLKMAGRDNWGKFDAVVKKIEAARAEGLRITTDMYTYTAGATGLDAAMPTWVQSGGLEAWIERLKDPATRARVAAEMRKPGSDWENLYLGAGADKMILTGFKNEKLKPLTGKTLAEVAAMRSKTPEETAMDLVIEDGSRVGTVYFLMSEDNVRKQVRLPWMSFGSDAASQSAEGVFLKSGSHPRTYGNFARLLGHYVRDEKLIPLEQAVYRLTTLPATNLGLAERGALKPGYYADVVVFDPATIADHATFEQPHQYATGMRDVFVNGVAVLKNGEPSGATPGRAVRGAGWNRCS, encoded by the coding sequence ATGACAGCCCGCCGGACCTTCGCCCTCCCCCTCATCGCCATACTGCTGTCGACGCCGGCAGCTGCTCGCACCGCCGAGCCGGCCTATGACGTCGTGATTCGCGGCGGCACGATCTATGACGGCTCGGGCAAGGCACCGGTCGTCGGCGACCTCGCAATCAAGGGCGACCGCATCGTCGCGATCGGCAAGGTCGACGGCAAGGGACGCACCGAGGTTTCCGCCGGGGGAATGGCGGTCGCGCCGGGCTTCATCAACATGCTGAGCTGGGCGACCGAATCGCTGATCGCCGACCCGCGCAGCCAGAGCGACATCCGCCAGGGCGTCACGCTCGAGGTGATGGGCGAAGGCTGGTCGATGGGCCCGCTCAACGCGACGATGAAACGACAGGAAACCGAGCGGCAGGGCGACATCAGATATGACATCGGCTGGACCAGCCTTGGCGATTACCTGTCCTGGCTGGAAAAACGGGGAATCGCGCCGAATGTCGCGAGCTTCGTCGGCGCCGCGACGGTGCGCGTCCACGAACTCGGCGAGGACGACGTCGATCCGACCCCCGAACAGCTCGCGCGCATGAAATTGCTCGTGCGGCAGGCGATGAACGAGGGTGCGCTCGGCGTCGGCAGCTCGCTCATCTATGCTCCCGGCTCCTATGCCGAAACCGACGAACTCGTCGCGCTGATGAGCGAAGCGGGCAAATGCGGCGGCATGTACATCAGCCATATGCGTTCGGAGGGCGACCGGCTCGAGGAAGCGGTCGACGAACTGATCGAGATCGCGCGGCGCTCGAACGCGCCCGCCGAAATCTATCACCTGAAAATGGCCGGCCGGGACAACTGGGGCAAGTTCGACGCGGTGGTAAAGAAGATCGAGGCCGCGCGCGCCGAGGGGCTGCGCATCACGACCGACATGTACACCTATACCGCCGGCGCCACGGGACTCGACGCCGCGATGCCGACGTGGGTGCAGTCGGGCGGGCTCGAAGCGTGGATCGAGCGGCTGAAGGACCCCGCCACCCGCGCACGCGTCGCCGCGGAAATGAGGAAGCCGGGCAGCGACTGGGAGAATCTCTATCTCGGCGCCGGCGCCGACAAGATGATCCTCACCGGATTCAAGAACGAGAAGCTGAAGCCGCTTACCGGCAAGACGCTTGCCGAGGTTGCCGCGATGCGCAGCAAGACGCCCGAAGAGACCGCGATGGATCTCGTCATCGAGGACGGCTCGCGCGTCGGCACCGTCTATTTCCTGATGTCCGAGGACAATGTCCGCAAGCAGGTCCGCCTCCCGTGGATGAGCTTCGGGTCGGACGCGGCGTCGCAGTCGGCCGAGGGCGTTTTCCTGAAATCGGGTTCGCACCCGCGCACCTATGGCAATTTCGCCCGCCTGCTCGGCCACTATGTCCGCGACGAGAAGCTGATCCCGCTCGAGCAGGCGGTGTACCGGCTTACCACCCTTCCCGCGACGAACCTCGGCCTTGCGGAGCGCGGCGCGCTGAAGCCCGGCTATTATGCCGACGTCGTCGTTTTCGACCCGGCAACGATCGCCGACCACGCCACCTTCGAACAGCCTCACCAATATGCGACCGGGATGCGCGACGTCTTCGTCAACGGCGTTGCGGTGCTGAAGAATGGCGAACCGAGCGGCGCGACGCCGGGCCGCGCGGTCCGCGGGGCAGGCTGGAACCGCTGCTCCTGA
- a CDS encoding dipeptide epimerase, translating to MATQSMRELTLDLRVERFPYHQPFRISGHVFTETALLVAELSDGDHVGRGEGAGVYYLGDDIDHMLAEASRVRGAIERGATREHLQALLPPGGARNALDCAFWDLEAKQKGRPVWDLVGLEAPKALRSTLTLGADGAGNMAKAALAIDPEAPVKVKLTGDLSDDIARIVAIRTARPDAWIGVDANQGYDRRTLEELLPVLVDTRVAQLEQPLRRGREADLDGLKRPLPFVADESALSLADTASLVGRFDVVNIKLDKCGGLTEGLAIARQARKLGLDVMVGNMMGTSLSMAPSYLVGQLCDIVDLDGPTFLACDREPGVEYRAGMIHCPAEIWGE from the coding sequence ATGGCGACGCAAAGCATGCGCGAACTGACGCTCGACCTTCGGGTCGAGCGTTTTCCCTATCATCAGCCGTTCCGCATCTCGGGGCACGTCTTTACCGAAACGGCGCTGCTCGTCGCCGAACTGTCGGACGGCGATCATGTCGGTCGCGGCGAGGGCGCCGGGGTCTATTATCTCGGCGACGATATCGACCATATGCTGGCCGAGGCGTCGCGGGTGCGCGGGGCGATCGAACGCGGGGCGACGCGCGAGCATCTGCAGGCGCTGCTGCCGCCGGGCGGCGCGCGCAATGCGCTCGACTGTGCCTTCTGGGATCTCGAGGCGAAGCAGAAAGGGCGGCCGGTCTGGGATCTGGTCGGGCTCGAAGCGCCGAAAGCGCTGCGTTCGACGCTGACGCTCGGCGCCGACGGCGCGGGCAATATGGCGAAGGCGGCGCTCGCGATCGATCCCGAGGCGCCGGTGAAGGTCAAGCTGACCGGCGACCTGTCCGACGATATCGCGCGGATCGTCGCGATCCGCACGGCACGGCCCGACGCGTGGATCGGGGTCGATGCCAATCAGGGCTATGATCGCAGGACGCTGGAGGAGCTTCTTCCGGTACTGGTCGACACGCGCGTCGCGCAGCTCGAGCAGCCGCTCCGGCGTGGACGCGAGGCCGATCTCGACGGGCTCAAACGGCCGCTGCCTTTCGTTGCCGACGAAAGCGCGCTGTCGCTTGCCGACACGGCGTCGCTCGTCGGGCGCTTCGATGTCGTCAACATCAAGCTCGACAAATGCGGCGGCCTGACCGAGGGGCTCGCGATCGCGCGGCAGGCGCGCAAGCTCGGCCTCGACGTCATGGTCGGGAACATGATGGGGACCAGCCTGTCGATGGCGCCATCTTACCTGGTCGGGCAGCTCTGCGACATCGTCGACCTCGACGGGCCGACCTTCCTTGCGTGCGATCGCGAGCCCGGCGTCGAATATCGCGCCGGCATGATCCATTGCCCGGCAGAAATTTGGGGCGAATAG
- a CDS encoding Crp/Fnr family transcriptional regulator: protein MASDDRASTLWMVEHTRRMGLGSLSILIRKLLNHSRLSADDQSAIAALPHSVRRVEAGDTILREGDRADICPVLLSGFVYRQKVASDGGRQIVALKLPGDALDFQSIYLHVADHDVRALTPAHLALVPLTAIEQLTVARPAIARAVLVDILIEASIAREWLLNIGRRDALARLAHLLCELHDRANDIATERTGNFNVPLTQEQLADLLGLTPVHINRMVRKLEQMGAIGRPSRSLTILNFPKLAEISNFSSAYLHRGDPGAA, encoded by the coding sequence ATGGCTAGCGACGATCGTGCGTCGACATTGTGGATGGTCGAACACACCAGGCGGATGGGACTTGGCTCGCTCAGCATCCTGATTCGCAAGCTGCTCAATCACAGCCGGCTGTCGGCGGACGACCAGAGTGCGATCGCTGCGCTCCCGCACAGCGTTCGTCGCGTCGAGGCCGGCGATACGATCCTGCGCGAAGGCGATCGCGCCGATATCTGCCCGGTCCTGCTTTCGGGCTTCGTCTATCGCCAGAAGGTCGCGTCGGACGGCGGGCGTCAGATCGTCGCGCTCAAGCTGCCCGGCGATGCGCTCGATTTCCAGTCGATCTATCTGCATGTCGCCGACCATGATGTGCGTGCGCTGACCCCGGCGCATCTCGCGCTCGTGCCGCTGACGGCAATCGAACAATTGACGGTCGCGCGTCCCGCCATCGCCCGCGCGGTGCTCGTCGACATCCTGATCGAGGCGTCGATCGCGCGCGAATGGCTGCTCAATATCGGCCGCCGCGATGCGCTGGCGCGTCTCGCCCATCTTCTCTGCGAGCTGCATGACCGGGCGAACGATATCGCGACCGAGCGCACCGGCAATTTCAACGTCCCGCTGACGCAGGAGCAGCTCGCCGACCTGCTCGGCCTGACCCCGGTTCACATAAACCGGATGGTCCGCAAGCTCGAACAGATGGGTGCGATCGGCCGGCCTTCGCGCTCGCTCACGATTCTCAATTTCCCGAAGCTGGCGGAAATCTCGAATTTTTCATCGGCTTATCTTCATCGCGGCGATCCGGGCGCCGCCTGA